A section of the Rhizomicrobium sp. genome encodes:
- the trmFO gene encoding methylenetetrahydrofolate--tRNA-(uracil(54)-C(5))-methyltransferase (FADH(2)-oxidizing) TrmFO, which produces MHIVGGGLAGSEAAWQAAQAGAKVVLHEMRPVRGTEAHVGDGLAELVCSNSFRSDDWENNAVGLLHEEMRRAGSLIMRTADSHRLPAGGALAVDRVPFSETITRELSNHPNIEIVREEVAGLPPETWRSTILATGPLTSPRLAEAVRMLTGEESLSFFDAIAPIVNRNSIDFDTCWMQSRYDKGDGADYVNCPMNREQYEGFIAALLAGEKTDFKEWETSTPYFEGCLPIEVMASRGPETLRFGPMKPVGLSDPRKTERPYAVVQLRQDNALGTLWNMVGFQTKLKHGEQARIFRMIPGLQNATFARLGGLHRNTFINSPRLLDGQLRLKLRPSLRFAGQVTGVEGYVESAAIGLLAGRFAAAELIGGEVVTPPPTTALGALLGHITGGADAKTFQPMNVNFGLFPEPPPKTKGKDRKRAQSHRALADLESWLNPSKAAAE; this is translated from the coding sequence ATGCACATCGTCGGCGGCGGATTGGCCGGAAGCGAAGCTGCCTGGCAGGCCGCGCAGGCCGGCGCGAAGGTCGTCCTCCACGAAATGCGGCCGGTCCGCGGGACCGAGGCGCATGTCGGCGACGGACTTGCGGAGCTGGTGTGCTCCAACTCCTTCCGCTCCGACGATTGGGAGAACAACGCCGTCGGCCTGCTGCATGAGGAGATGCGCCGCGCCGGGTCGCTGATCATGCGAACGGCCGATTCGCACCGGCTGCCGGCCGGCGGTGCGCTGGCGGTCGACCGCGTGCCGTTCTCCGAAACGATCACGCGCGAGCTTTCCAATCACCCCAATATCGAAATCGTCCGCGAGGAAGTCGCTGGCCTGCCGCCGGAGACCTGGCGCTCGACCATCCTTGCCACGGGCCCACTCACCTCCCCGCGGCTGGCGGAAGCGGTGCGCATGCTGACCGGCGAAGAGTCGCTGTCCTTCTTCGACGCCATCGCTCCGATCGTGAACCGCAACAGCATCGATTTCGATACTTGCTGGATGCAGTCGCGCTACGACAAGGGCGACGGCGCCGACTACGTCAACTGCCCGATGAACCGCGAGCAGTATGAAGGCTTCATCGCCGCCCTGCTCGCCGGCGAAAAGACGGACTTCAAGGAGTGGGAGACCTCTACGCCCTATTTCGAAGGCTGCCTGCCGATCGAGGTCATGGCGTCGCGCGGTCCTGAGACTTTGCGCTTCGGCCCGATGAAGCCGGTCGGCCTCAGCGATCCGCGCAAGACCGAGCGCCCCTATGCCGTCGTGCAGCTTCGCCAGGACAATGCGCTCGGCACGCTGTGGAACATGGTCGGCTTCCAGACCAAGCTGAAGCATGGCGAACAGGCGCGCATCTTCCGCATGATCCCGGGTCTTCAGAACGCGACCTTTGCGCGGCTCGGCGGCCTGCACCGCAACACGTTCATCAATTCGCCGCGTCTTCTGGATGGCCAATTACGGCTGAAACTGCGTCCGTCGCTGCGCTTCGCCGGACAGGTGACCGGCGTGGAGGGTTATGTCGAGAGCGCCGCCATCGGACTTCTCGCCGGCCGCTTCGCCGCCGCCGAACTCATCGGCGGCGAGGTCGTGACGCCGCCACCGACCACCGCACTGGGCGCCCTGCTCGGCCACATCACCGGCGGCGCGGACGCCAAGACCTTCCAGCCGATGAACGTGAATTTCGGCCTCTTTCCCGAGCCGCCGCCCAAGACCAAGGGCAAGGACCGCAAGCGGGCGCAATCGCATCGCGCGCTGGCCGACCTCGAATCCTGGCTGAATCCTTCGAAGGCAGCGGCGGAGTAG
- a CDS encoding TA system VapC family ribonuclease toxin, with protein MILVDVNLLVYAHFSSYAEHERSRAWLDAQFSNGIRIGLPWASLLAFLRLTTSRRIFPKPQSIGGAWSQVCSWLEHPSAWIPEPTERHGLVLGRLLTETPATGDLVGDAYLAALAIEHGLTLCSNDRDFLKFEGLRYENPLAS; from the coding sequence ATGATATTGGTCGATGTCAATCTTCTGGTCTATGCGCATTTCAGCAGCTATGCGGAGCATGAGCGGTCACGCGCATGGCTGGATGCGCAATTCTCCAACGGCATCCGCATCGGACTGCCTTGGGCCAGCCTGCTGGCGTTCCTTCGCCTGACGACCAGTCGCCGCATCTTTCCCAAGCCACAATCGATCGGAGGCGCTTGGTCCCAAGTGTGTTCGTGGCTCGAACATCCTTCGGCGTGGATACCCGAGCCGACCGAACGGCACGGCCTTGTCCTGGGCCGACTTCTGACGGAAACGCCCGCGACCGGCGATCTTGTCGGCGATGCCTATCTGGCGGCACTGGCAATCGAGCACGGACTGACCTTGTGCTCCAACGATCGCGACTTCCTCAAATTTGAGGGCTTGCGCTACGAGAACCCGCTCGCGTCCTAG
- a CDS encoding amidase family protein, giving the protein MAFSEYADFDGLGLAHLVRQGEVTPLELLEEAIARIEKRNPTLNAVVHKAYDEARAVAAAKLPDGPFKGVPFLIKDIGMEVAGWPMTNGSALLAGYVSPQDSELTKRYRAAGMVLAGKTNTPEFGIPGTTEGRFLGNCHNPWNPDHSTGGSSGGAAAAVAAGIVPMAHASDGLGSIRIPAAQCGLFGLKPTQSRNPGGSDDRGRAHGLIVDHVVTRTVRDSAAMLDWTGYPEDDAPYAPVPKARPYMDEIQTAPGRLRIAYCAQTIQDTPLHPDVQATFENTVKLCAELGHTMIEKKALDANLRKLYKAQGFVSGAVAVVGYEEWAERMQRPIDISTLEWLALVGYRAAKEMAPRDVAWGLQTIRVVGRQILGLYREFDVLLQPIQITPPPPLGFLDPMNVRAREFNRRQGQTFGLTPIANLTGQPAMSVPMGLSGDRLPLAMMFSSRHGDEATLFRLAAQLEQARPWIDRKPPIWN; this is encoded by the coding sequence ATGGCGTTTTCCGAATATGCCGATTTCGACGGCCTGGGCCTGGCCCATCTCGTGCGCCAGGGAGAAGTCACGCCGCTGGAGCTTCTCGAAGAAGCAATCGCGCGCATCGAGAAGCGCAATCCGACGCTCAATGCCGTGGTCCACAAGGCCTATGACGAGGCGCGCGCCGTAGCGGCGGCGAAACTGCCCGACGGTCCGTTCAAAGGCGTGCCGTTCCTGATCAAGGATATCGGCATGGAGGTCGCCGGCTGGCCAATGACGAACGGCAGCGCGCTGCTCGCCGGCTATGTCTCGCCGCAGGACTCCGAGCTGACGAAGCGCTACCGCGCCGCCGGCATGGTGCTCGCCGGCAAGACCAACACGCCGGAATTCGGCATTCCGGGCACAACCGAGGGCCGCTTCCTCGGCAATTGCCACAATCCGTGGAATCCGGACCACAGCACCGGCGGCTCGTCGGGTGGCGCGGCGGCGGCGGTCGCGGCCGGCATCGTGCCGATGGCGCATGCCTCGGACGGCCTCGGCTCGATCCGCATTCCGGCGGCGCAATGCGGCCTCTTCGGCTTGAAGCCGACGCAGTCGCGTAATCCCGGCGGCTCGGATGACCGCGGCCGCGCCCACGGCCTGATCGTCGATCACGTCGTGACCCGCACCGTGCGCGACAGCGCCGCGATGCTCGACTGGACCGGCTATCCGGAAGACGACGCGCCCTATGCGCCGGTGCCGAAGGCGCGGCCTTACATGGACGAAATCCAGACCGCACCCGGCCGGCTGCGCATCGCCTATTGCGCCCAGACGATCCAGGACACGCCGCTGCATCCCGACGTGCAGGCGACCTTCGAGAACACCGTGAAGCTATGCGCCGAACTCGGTCACACGATGATCGAGAAGAAGGCGCTCGATGCAAATCTGCGCAAGCTCTACAAGGCCCAAGGTTTCGTTTCGGGCGCGGTGGCGGTCGTCGGCTACGAGGAATGGGCCGAGAGGATGCAGCGCCCGATCGACATCTCGACGCTCGAATGGCTGGCGCTGGTCGGCTATCGCGCCGCCAAGGAAATGGCGCCGCGCGATGTTGCCTGGGGCCTGCAGACGATCCGCGTGGTCGGCCGTCAGATCCTCGGCCTTTATCGCGAGTTCGACGTGCTGCTGCAGCCGATCCAGATCACGCCGCCGCCGCCGCTCGGCTTCCTCGATCCGATGAATGTGCGCGCCCGCGAATTCAACCGCCGCCAGGGCCAGACCTTCGGCTTGACGCCGATCGCGAACCTGACTGGCCAGCCGGCGATGTCGGTCCCGATGGGCCTGTCGGGCGACCGGCTTCCGCTGGCGATGATGTTCTCGAGCCGCCATGGCGACGAGGCGACGCTGTTCCGCCTCGCCGCCCAGCTCGAACAGGCGCGGCCCTGGATCGACCGCAAGCCGCCGATCTGGAACTAG
- a CDS encoding amidase family protein, translating to MDFTEYASYDALGLAALVKDKKVKPSEVMDAAIAQAERLNPMLNAIVFADYDGARAAARSKLAKGPFAGVPMLLKDMRANVVGWPTRSGSHYVPATPATAQSTTVTRFKAAGLLPMGKTNVPEFGILPTTESRLYGPAHNPWNPAHSTGGSSGGSAAAVAAGIVPIAHATDGGGSIRIPASACGLVGLKATRGRVTQGPEAGDATSGLSIDGVVTKSVRDTAAALDALCGIDYGDPYFAPPPEGSYLEGIRRKGKRLKIAVSTRMLNGKPHDPEVTAAVKKTAGLCESLGHIVEETDPPLKAGELVGAFSTIWCANVAYGLKALERLTGIAPSLDVVEGLTFGLYEMGLKVSAVELTEARQAMVRAGRAVAQWHKTYDVWLTATLGRPPMKLGTIDIDETDVQKGFAPNFGYVPFTSMQNATGTPGINLPLNWSKAGLPIGVQFTARAGGEMVLLKLAAELEKAAPWADRYSKPRI from the coding sequence ATGGACTTCACGGAGTATGCGTCCTACGACGCCCTGGGTCTCGCCGCGCTGGTCAAAGACAAGAAGGTCAAGCCGTCCGAGGTGATGGACGCGGCGATCGCGCAGGCCGAACGCTTGAATCCCATGCTCAACGCCATCGTCTTCGCGGACTATGACGGCGCCCGCGCGGCCGCCCGGAGCAAGCTCGCCAAGGGCCCCTTCGCCGGCGTGCCGATGTTGCTCAAGGACATGCGCGCCAACGTCGTCGGCTGGCCGACGCGGTCGGGCTCGCACTATGTGCCGGCGACGCCGGCGACCGCACAATCCACGACAGTCACGCGCTTCAAGGCGGCCGGGCTTCTGCCGATGGGAAAGACCAATGTGCCGGAGTTCGGCATCCTGCCGACCACCGAAAGCAGGCTATACGGTCCCGCGCACAATCCCTGGAATCCGGCGCATTCGACCGGCGGTTCGTCGGGCGGTTCGGCCGCCGCAGTCGCCGCGGGCATCGTGCCGATCGCGCACGCCACCGATGGCGGCGGCTCCATCCGCATCCCGGCTTCCGCCTGCGGCCTGGTCGGTCTCAAGGCGACGCGCGGCCGTGTCACCCAGGGGCCGGAAGCGGGCGACGCGACCAGCGGCCTTTCGATCGACGGCGTGGTCACCAAGAGCGTCCGCGATACGGCCGCGGCGCTCGATGCGCTCTGCGGCATCGACTATGGCGACCCCTATTTCGCGCCGCCGCCGGAGGGTTCCTACCTCGAAGGCATCCGGCGCAAGGGCAAGCGTCTGAAGATCGCCGTCAGCACCAGGATGCTGAACGGCAAGCCGCACGATCCGGAGGTGACGGCTGCGGTGAAGAAGACCGCCGGGCTGTGCGAAAGCCTCGGCCACATCGTCGAAGAGACCGATCCGCCGCTGAAGGCCGGCGAGCTCGTCGGCGCCTTCTCCACGATCTGGTGCGCCAACGTGGCCTATGGCCTCAAGGCGCTGGAACGGCTGACCGGCATCGCGCCGTCGCTGGATGTCGTCGAGGGACTCACCTTCGGCCTGTACGAGATGGGCCTGAAGGTCAGCGCGGTGGAGCTCACCGAGGCGCGTCAGGCCATGGTGCGGGCCGGGCGCGCCGTCGCCCAATGGCACAAGACTTACGACGTATGGCTGACGGCCACGCTCGGCCGGCCGCCGATGAAGCTCGGCACGATCGACATCGACGAGACCGACGTGCAGAAGGGCTTCGCGCCGAATTTCGGCTATGTGCCGTTCACCTCCATGCAGAACGCCACCGGCACGCCCGGCATCAACCTGCCGCTCAACTGGAGCAAGGCGGGCCTGCCGATCGGCGTGCAATTCACCGCCCGCGCCGGCGGCGAGATGGTCCTGCTCAAGCTTGCCGCCGAACTCGAAAAGGCGGCACCCTGGGCCGACCGCTATTCCAAACCGAGGATCTGA
- a CDS encoding TCR/Tet family MFS transporter, with product MRNFRLILVLTVVYIDMLGVGLAYPVLPKLVQQFLHGDVVHASYAFGLLVSAFSLAQFFFAPLFGALSDRYGRRPLILASLGGSALSYLLMAAAPGLAVLAVARLLAGVMGGSFTTAGAYLADITPPEKRAQSFGLIGATFGFGFITGPAIGGVLAGIDLHLPFLAAGALCAANLLFGLFALPESLAPENRKAFRFVHANPIGALREVGRYPSIAALLAIFVLATFANRVAEMIWVLYTAYRFHWGTTEIGISLAVVGVIFVVGQGWFTRVLIPRIGERGAILTGLAVSVLVSVGYGAVTQGWMIYAVMPFAISGWTVAQPAVQGLMSRAVPANEQGLLQGALASVTNLTSIGGPLIWTGLFGYFVSADAPVVIPGMAFYVSAGLFLICLLLALRWRHERVPQPAVA from the coding sequence TTGCGCAATTTCCGCCTGATCCTGGTGCTGACGGTCGTCTATATCGACATGCTGGGCGTGGGACTGGCCTATCCCGTGCTTCCCAAGCTCGTGCAGCAATTCTTGCATGGGGACGTCGTGCACGCCTCCTATGCCTTCGGCCTGCTGGTCTCTGCATTTTCGCTCGCGCAGTTCTTCTTCGCGCCGCTGTTCGGTGCGCTGTCGGATCGCTATGGGCGTCGGCCGTTGATCCTCGCCTCGCTGGGCGGCTCCGCCTTGTCCTATCTGCTGATGGCCGCGGCGCCCGGTCTGGCGGTGCTGGCGGTGGCGCGGCTGCTGGCCGGCGTGATGGGCGGCTCCTTCACCACCGCGGGCGCCTATCTCGCCGACATCACCCCGCCCGAGAAGCGGGCGCAAAGCTTTGGGCTGATCGGCGCGACGTTCGGCTTCGGCTTCATCACCGGTCCGGCGATCGGCGGCGTTCTCGCGGGCATCGATCTGCACCTGCCGTTTCTCGCCGCCGGCGCGCTGTGCGCGGCCAATCTCCTGTTCGGGTTGTTCGCGCTGCCTGAATCGCTCGCGCCAGAGAACCGCAAGGCGTTCCGTTTCGTGCACGCCAATCCGATCGGGGCGCTGCGCGAGGTTGGACGCTATCCGTCCATCGCCGCGCTTCTCGCGATCTTCGTGCTGGCGACCTTCGCCAATCGCGTGGCGGAGATGATCTGGGTGCTTTACACCGCCTACCGCTTCCATTGGGGGACTACGGAGATCGGCATCTCGCTCGCGGTGGTCGGCGTGATCTTCGTCGTCGGGCAAGGCTGGTTCACGCGGGTCCTGATCCCGCGCATCGGGGAGCGTGGCGCCATCCTGACCGGACTGGCCGTGAGCGTGCTGGTGAGCGTCGGCTATGGCGCGGTGACGCAGGGATGGATGATATATGCCGTCATGCCATTCGCGATCTCAGGCTGGACCGTGGCCCAGCCCGCGGTCCAGGGGCTGATGTCGCGTGCCGTGCCGGCGAACGAGCAGGGCCTGCTGCAGGGCGCACTGGCGAGCGTGACAAACCTCACCAGTATCGGCGGGCCCCTGATTTGGACGGGTTTATTTGGTTACTTTGTAAGCGCTGACGCCCCGGTCGTCATTCCGGGGATGGCGTTCTACGTTTCCGCCGGGCTGTTTCTGATCTGCCTGCTTCTGGCCCTGCGCTGGCGTCACGAACGGGTCCCACAACCGGCTGTTGCATAA
- a CDS encoding sulfotransferase domain-containing protein, with the protein MSFELDADAITALFTLPRSDGAFDPDHTAYLRALGRRRPSVLLAFPPKCAGTFLRTAAIHAVDGQLARVVHAQGGRDATPYLPVFIRYLAGGYPPDPLVTHVHMQALPANRHFVEALDLKPAIMLRSVPDMLVSYLDMLDTEPASSNHWLNIAIPPDFAAMSRTAKADFLIDTVMPWYASYYATWLAYAAEAPQRVLVLRYGDLRRDPAAVLGAVLEHAGLPRPEEMCELAVAAAWHNRAENRFNKGEEGRSASRFTAEQRDRIARHLGYHRELESLRSELLPP; encoded by the coding sequence ATGTCGTTCGAGCTCGATGCCGATGCGATAACGGCGCTGTTCACGCTGCCGCGCAGCGACGGGGCTTTCGATCCCGATCACACCGCCTATCTGCGTGCGCTCGGACGCCGCCGTCCGTCCGTCCTGCTCGCCTTTCCGCCCAAATGCGCCGGCACCTTCCTGCGCACCGCGGCGATCCACGCGGTTGACGGCCAGCTGGCGCGCGTCGTGCACGCCCAGGGTGGGCGGGATGCCACGCCGTACCTGCCGGTGTTCATCCGCTATCTCGCCGGCGGTTATCCGCCCGATCCGCTCGTGACGCATGTTCACATGCAGGCCCTCCCGGCCAACCGCCATTTCGTCGAGGCGCTGGATCTGAAGCCCGCGATCATGCTGCGCAGCGTGCCCGACATGCTGGTCTCCTATCTCGACATGCTCGATACCGAGCCGGCGAGTTCGAACCATTGGCTCAACATCGCCATTCCGCCGGACTTCGCGGCGATGAGCCGGACCGCGAAGGCCGATTTCCTGATCGACACGGTCATGCCCTGGTATGCGAGCTATTACGCGACCTGGCTCGCCTACGCCGCCGAGGCGCCGCAGCGCGTCCTGGTGCTGCGTTATGGCGATCTGCGCCGCGATCCCGCGGCCGTGCTGGGTGCGGTCTTGGAGCATGCCGGCCTGCCGCGCCCGGAGGAGATGTGCGAACTGGCGGTCGCGGCGGCGTGGCACAATCGCGCGGAGAACCGGTTCAACAAGGGCGAGGAGGGGCGGAGCGCAAGCCGCTTCACCGCCGAACAGCGAGACCGCATCGCGCGGCACCTGGGCTATCACCGCGAGCTGGAGAGCCTGCGAAGCGAACTCCTGCCCCCATAG
- the uvrA gene encoding excinuclease ABC subunit UvrA, with protein sequence MLKNISIRGAREHNLKNVDVEIPRDSLTVMTGLSGSGKSSLAFDTIYAEGQRRYVESLSAYARQFLELMQKPDVDHIEGLSPAISIEQKTTSRNPRSTVGTVTEIYDYLRLLFARVGVPYSPVTGLPIESQTVSQMADRILALPEGTRLYLLAPMVRGRKGEYRKEFAELQKKGFQRVKVDGKYYEIGAVPALDKKLKHDIEVVVDRIAVKKDLGNRLPDSIETALGIADGLVIAEFADEKEKDGSPKQLLMSSKFACPVSGFTIPEIEPRLFSFNNPHGACPACDGLGTQLYFDPALVVPDGSLTLRKGAIAPWSKGSSPYYLQTLEALARHYKFSLNEAWDDLPKKAKEIILHGSGEDEIKFIYDDGLRRYETKKSFEGVIPNMDRRFKETDSAWVREELERFQDTSPCDVCKGYRLKPEALAVKIGGLHISQVCEQSIRNADAWFRDIDRKLNKQQNEIAARILKEIRARLKFLNNVGLDYLTLARASGTLSGGESQRIRLASQIGSGLTGVLYVLDEPSIGLHQRDNEKLLESLKGLRDMGNTVIVVEHDEEAIRTADHVIDMGPGAGIHGGEIVAEGTPDEIMRNPNSLTGKYLTGLEQIAVPARRRKAMHDRWLKIVGAKGNNLKNVTASIPLGTLTCVTGVSGGGKSTLTIETLFKAASRKLNQGREHPAPHDRIEGLEYLDKVIDIDQSPIGRTPRSNPATYTGAFTPIRDWFTELPEAKARGYQPGRFSFNVKGGRCEACQGDGVLKIEMHFLPDVYVQCDVCKGKRYNRETLEVKFRDKSIADVLDMTVEAAADLFKAVPSIREKMDTLTRVGLGYISVGQQATTLSGGEAQRVKLSKELSRRATGRTLYILDEPTTGLHFHDVKKLLEVLHELVDNGNTVVVIEHNLEVIKTADWIIDLGPEGGDGGGELIASGTPEDVAKVARSYTGQYLKPLLKNRVPEKTAAKKLKAAE encoded by the coding sequence ATGCTGAAGAACATTTCCATCCGCGGGGCCCGCGAGCACAACCTCAAGAACGTCGATGTCGAGATTCCGCGCGACTCGCTGACGGTGATGACGGGGCTTTCCGGCTCGGGCAAATCCTCACTCGCCTTCGACACGATCTATGCCGAGGGCCAGCGCCGCTATGTGGAATCGCTGTCGGCCTATGCGCGCCAGTTCCTCGAACTGATGCAGAAGCCCGATGTCGATCACATCGAGGGCCTGTCGCCGGCGATCTCCATCGAGCAGAAGACGACCTCGCGCAATCCGCGCTCGACCGTCGGCACGGTCACCGAGATCTACGATTATCTGCGCCTGCTGTTCGCGCGCGTCGGCGTGCCCTATTCGCCGGTGACCGGTCTTCCCATCGAGAGCCAGACCGTCAGCCAGATGGCCGACCGCATCCTCGCCCTGCCCGAAGGCACACGCCTCTATCTGCTGGCGCCGATGGTGCGCGGCCGCAAGGGCGAGTACCGCAAGGAATTCGCCGAGCTGCAGAAGAAGGGCTTCCAGCGCGTCAAGGTCGACGGGAAGTATTACGAGATCGGCGCCGTGCCGGCGCTCGACAAGAAACTGAAGCACGACATCGAAGTCGTGGTCGACCGCATCGCGGTGAAGAAGGATCTCGGCAACCGGTTGCCGGATTCCATCGAGACCGCGCTCGGCATCGCCGACGGCCTCGTCATCGCCGAATTCGCCGACGAGAAGGAGAAGGACGGCTCGCCGAAGCAGCTTCTTATGTCGTCGAAATTCGCCTGCCCGGTGTCCGGCTTCACCATCCCGGAGATCGAGCCGCGCCTGTTCTCGTTCAACAATCCGCATGGCGCCTGCCCTGCCTGCGACGGGCTCGGCACCCAGCTCTATTTCGATCCGGCCCTGGTCGTCCCCGACGGCTCGCTGACCCTGCGCAAGGGCGCCATCGCGCCATGGTCGAAAGGCTCCTCGCCCTATTACCTTCAGACCCTCGAAGCGCTGGCGCGGCATTACAAATTCTCGCTCAACGAGGCCTGGGACGATCTGCCGAAGAAGGCGAAGGAGATCATCCTGCACGGCTCGGGCGAGGACGAGATCAAGTTCATCTATGATGACGGCCTGCGCCGCTACGAAACGAAGAAAAGCTTCGAGGGCGTCATCCCGAACATGGACCGCCGCTTCAAGGAGACCGACTCCGCCTGGGTGCGCGAGGAGCTGGAACGTTTCCAGGACACCTCGCCCTGCGACGTCTGCAAGGGCTATCGCCTGAAACCGGAAGCGCTGGCGGTGAAGATCGGTGGGCTGCACATCAGCCAGGTCTGCGAGCAGTCGATCCGCAACGCCGACGCCTGGTTTCGCGACATCGACAGGAAGCTCAACAAGCAGCAGAACGAGATCGCCGCCCGCATCCTGAAGGAAATCCGGGCGCGGCTGAAATTCCTCAACAATGTGGGCCTCGATTACCTGACGCTGGCGCGCGCCTCCGGCACGCTGTCGGGCGGCGAGAGCCAGCGCATCCGGCTGGCGTCGCAGATCGGCTCGGGCCTGACGGGCGTTCTCTACGTCCTCGACGAGCCCTCCATCGGCCTGCACCAGCGCGACAACGAGAAGCTGCTCGAATCGCTCAAGGGCCTGCGCGACATGGGCAACACCGTCATCGTGGTCGAGCATGACGAGGAGGCGATCCGCACCGCCGATCATGTCATCGACATGGGACCGGGCGCCGGCATCCATGGCGGCGAGATCGTCGCCGAGGGCACGCCGGACGAGATCATGCGCAATCCCAACAGCCTGACCGGCAAATACCTCACCGGCCTGGAGCAGATCGCCGTGCCGGCGCGGCGGCGCAAGGCGATGCACGACCGCTGGCTCAAGATCGTCGGCGCCAAGGGCAACAACCTCAAGAACGTCACCGCCTCGATCCCGCTCGGCACGCTGACCTGCGTCACGGGCGTGTCGGGCGGCGGCAAGTCCACGCTCACCATCGAGACGCTGTTCAAGGCGGCCTCGCGCAAGCTCAACCAAGGCCGCGAGCATCCCGCGCCGCACGACCGCATCGAGGGGCTGGAATATCTCGACAAGGTCATCGACATCGACCAGAGCCCGATCGGCCGTACGCCGCGCTCCAACCCCGCGACCTATACCGGCGCCTTCACGCCGATCCGCGACTGGTTCACGGAACTGCCGGAGGCCAAAGCGCGCGGCTATCAGCCGGGGCGCTTCTCGTTCAACGTGAAGGGCGGGCGCTGCGAGGCGTGCCAGGGCGACGGCGTCCTCAAGATCGAGATGCACTTCCTGCCCGACGTCTACGTGCAGTGCGATGTCTGCAAGGGCAAGCGCTACAACCGCGAGACCCTGGAAGTGAAGTTCCGCGACAAATCGATCGCCGACGTGCTCGACATGACGGTGGAGGCGGCGGCCGACCTGTTCAAGGCTGTGCCCTCGATCCGCGAGAAGATGGACACGCTGACCCGCGTCGGCCTCGGCTACATTTCGGTCGGCCAGCAGGCGACGACGCTGTCGGGCGGCGAGGCGCAGCGCGTGAAGCTATCGAAGGAATTGTCGCGTCGCGCCACGGGGCGCACGCTTTACATCCTCGACGAGCCGACCACGGGCCTGCATTTCCACGACGTGAAGAAGCTGCTCGAAGTGCTGCACGAACTGGTCGACAACGGCAACACGGTGGTGGTGATCGAGCACAATCTGGAGGTCATCAAGACCGCCGACTGGATCATCGATCTCGGCCCCGAAGGCGGCGACGGCGGCGGCGAGCTGATCGCATCCGGCACGCCGGAAGACGTCGCAAAGGTGGCGCGGAGCTATACTGGCCAATATCTCAAGCCGCTGCTCAAGAACCGCGTGCCGGAGAAGACCGCGGCGAAGAAGCTGAAGGCGGCGGAATAA